A part of Anabas testudineus chromosome 7, fAnaTes1.2, whole genome shotgun sequence genomic DNA contains:
- the nup210 gene encoding nuclear pore membrane glycoprotein 210 isoform X1, which translates to MTSFTVLLLLLLIPVTQVNGTSKLNIPKVLLPHARSTRINFTLETTEGCYRWSSTRPEVASIQAVDEEPGKGCSRRAVLQALSTQPSRLTSIILAEDVVTGQVLRCDAIVDIINDIQIVSTTKELHLEDSPLELKIHALDSEGNTFSTLAGLVFDWTLVKDVDVNGFSDSYNSLRVLKFSESTYTPPGYISEMERVGKQGDIILVSGLKTGHAKLKAKIQESLYKDVGAAEVRLLILENILLSPAHDVYLLAGTSMRYKVLKIRQGTITELSMPCDQYELHLQNSVVGPNGKPDVAVASLDQSSSTVTAVQLGHINVVLDYKSLRMQGVSHLPNSTLYVVEPAYLGFKIHPGDSWVLETGRVYDILIEVFDKSGNKIYLSDNVRIGTVFPVEYFDVLESSLNGSYHRVKALKDGLTLIDATLKAVVHESGRVHALANPVHNEQDVEIFNPIVLSPSILTFPWQPKVGAYQYTIKATGGSGNFSWSSSNTAVATVTVKGVMTTVSDIGVSVVYAHDLRNPLHFGQMKVYVVEPVAMDFTPCPVEARVGLVLDLPLRIFGVLEEVEKEQVMLSDCSHFDLQVEEENHGVFQLLDGRLSPGQDHCSGVRAKALAPGYTMLTVSYTHGNVHLSTKITIAAYLPLRAIDPVSVAVVTLGSSKEMLFEGGPRPWILEPSKFFCNLRAEDEASVSLTLTSPSSHNYNQHWVRALCRALGEQVLEVMVGNKPSVTNPYPAVEPAVVKFVCAPPSRLTLVPVYTSPQLDLTCPLLQQNKQVVPVSNYHNPVLDLAAFDQQGRKFDNFSSLNIMWESTKVSLASIEPTVPMELHQFEDGNKQMKLHGRQRILVHHQTGIAAITVTALGYQASHLASASVPSPYEPFTPVSATLELLLVEDVKVSPHTVTIYNHPDVQANLALREGSGHFFVNTSVKGIADVVFQETQGTAQVSPVHPGVVKVMVYDLCLAFPAPAKATVHVSDILEVYVRVVDKVEIGKSVKAYVRVLDDNKKPFPASYFHFMNLKLKTASPIVSLKPLAESAENDTAVFLVKGITIGQTTLSAVVVDKNGRKIASPPQQIEVFPPFKLIPRKVTLLIGAMMQITSEGGPQPQSNILFSISNEDIASVNGMGHVRGIAIGNVTVTGLVQAVDAETGKLVVVSQDQVEVEVVFLTAIRIRAPVTRMKTGAQMPVYVMGLTSSQTPFSFGNALPGLTFTWSTTKRDILDVQSRHSEANVELQSEHNFGMTVTGKTRGRTGLKVVLRVTDPEAGQLVDNLQELRDEIQIQVYDKLHMLNPEVEAGELLMAPNSVLKLQTNRDGVGALSYRMLDFPDQVVIAQVNDKGSLFSGSLTGISSLLVTSQETFGVNQTLILAVKVVPVSYVRFNTSPVLYTQTKESLRAFPLGIVLTFTVHFHASTGEAIHSSNSELIFSTNRDDLVQVGAGPGNHTLTVKTVNVGLTLLAVWDSENVGVADYVPLPVEHAIYPHEAHRLVVGDVICFTAQFTSADDAHGTWSSSANSVLQVDPKSGAAVARDSGTVTVYYEIPGVLKTYREVVVEATTRTAAMAQATPVRNGKETKVLLTTRERGTNLIGTCSSAQTEAVSQLQPETSISCHLSFTSDVIDFAANDVFKTHISFDPNIGLYTCFLTLQPVTDQQTRVLSISMTNLLVKAGLKGSAFSGEQVSARLPIEAGLYSDQNELLLSNLHPSAELTIYGPTASLSNMEVVSTSPSIAVHEKEVHHGFPSFSKYIVSAVDPQTAVSASISISSTSSGQSLVIPVTLIHVADSMQAAAPPVVNMDGEHSLHILINSYQMMFFTLFALLAGTAIIIIVIHTVFSPREQAYPPPFIHRTPQPISGASHMNSLNCTIPRTDPNSSPRPRLFSPDYRS; encoded by the exons TTACAGGACAGGTGCTGCGATGTGATGCTATTGTTGACATCATCAATGACATTCAGATAGTGTCGACCACCAAAGAGCTTCATCTTGAGGACTCACCACTGGAGCTCAAAATTCATGCACTGGACTCTGAAG GAAACACTTTCAGCACCCTTGCAGGTCTAGTGTTTGACTGGACATTAGTGAAAGATGTAGATGTGAATGGATTCTCTGACTCTTATAATTCATTACG GGTACTTAAATTCTCTGAGTCCACATATACACCCCCTGGATACATATCTGAAATGGAACGTGTTGGGAAGCAGGGTGATATTATTTTGGTGTCAGGACTGAAAACGGGACATGCAAAGCTGAAAGCCAAAATACAGGAGTCACTGTATAAG GATGTGGGTGCAGCAGAGGTGAGACTGCTGATTTTAGAGAACATCCTGCTGAGTCCTGCACATGATGTCTACTTGTTGGCGGGAACGTCCATGCGATACAAAGTCCTGAAGATAAGACAGGGCACGATTACAG AGCTCTCTATGCCTTGTGATCAGTATGAGCTCCACCTTCAGAACAGCGTAGTTGGCCCTAATGGAAAACCAGATGTTGCTGTAGCCAGTCTGGATCAAAGCTCATCCACAGTTACAGCAGTTCAACTGGGACACATCAACGTGGTCCTAGATTATAAGA GCCTTCGGATGCAAGGAGTCTCTCACCTACCCAACAGCACTCTGTATGTGGTTGAACCAGCCTATCTAG GTTTTAAAATCCATCCAGGAGACAGCTGGGTTCTTGAAACGGGCAGAGTGTATGATATTCTCATTGAAGTATTTGATAAATCTGGCAACAAAATTTACCTCTCTGAT AATGTGCGTATTGGCACAGTTTTCCCTGTGGAGTACTTTGACGTCCTGGAGTCCTCTCTGAATGGGTCATATCACCGTGTCAAAGCACTTAAAGATGGCCTTACGCTCATTGATGCTACTCTCAAAGCTGTTGTGCATGAA agTGGAAGGGTCCATGCACTCGCCAACCCAGTCCACAATGAACAGGATGTGGAAATCTTTAATCCTATAGTTCTTAGTCCCAGTATTCTCACATTTCCATGGCAGCCCAAAGTTGGAGCTTATCAGTACACAATAAAG GCAACAGGAGGTAGTGGAAATTTTAGCTGGTCTTCCTCCAATACAGCTGTTGCCACGGTGACTGTGAAAGGAGTGATGACAACAGTCAGTGACATTGGCGTCAGCGTAGTTTATGCTCATGATCTACGTAACCCATTACACTTTGGCCAAATGAAG GTGTATGTTGTTGAGCCTGTGGCCATGGACTTTACTCCTTGCCCAGTAGAGGCCAGAGTGGGCCTTGTCCTGGATCTGCCTCTTAGGATATTTGGCGTGCTGGAGGAGGTGGAAAAAGAACAAGTCATGTTGAGTGACTGTTCCCACTTTGACCTGCAGGTTGAAGAGGAGAACCATGGCGTCTTCCAACTGCTAGATG GGAGGCTGTCACCAGGCCAGGACCACTGCAGTGGGGTGAGAGCCAAGGCCCTGGCTCCTGGGTATACCATGCTTACTGTCAGCTACACCCATGGCAACGTCCATCTCAGTACTAAGATCACCATTGCTGCCTACCTTCCTCTCAGA GCAATTGATCCTGTATCTGTGGCTGTAGTAACTCTGGGATCATCTAAAGAAATGTTGTTTGAAGGCGGACCGCGACCTTGGATTTTGGAGCCTTCAAAGTTCTTCTGCAACTTGAGGGCTGAGGATGAGGCCAGCGTGAGCCTCACTCTGACTAGTCCCTCATCTCACAATTATAATCAGCACTGGGTCAGAGCATTGTGCAGAGCCCTAGGAGAGCAG GTGTTGGAGGTGATGGTGGGGAATAAGCCCAGTGTAACCAATCCTTATCCTGCTGTGGAACCTGCAGTGGTCAAGTTTGTATGTGCTCCTCCATCTCGCCTAACCCTGGTCCCAGTGTATACCAGCCCACAGCTGGACCTGACCTGCCcgctgctgcagcagaacaaacaagTG GTACCCGTTTCAAATTACCATAACCCTGTTTTGGACTTGGCTGCTTTTGATCAACAAGGAAGGAAATTTGACAACTTCAGCTCTCTGAATATTATGTGGGAGTCAACAAAAGTTTCACTGGCCAGCATTGAACCAACTGTGCCCATGGAGTTGCACCAGTTTGAGGATGGCAACAAACAGATGAAACTTCACG GACGTCAGAGAATTCTTGTACATCATCAGACAGGCATTGCAGCCATTACAGTGACAGCTTTGGGTTACCAGGCTTCGCATCTAGCATCAGCCAGTGTTCCCAGCCCA TATGAGCCCTTCACCCCTGTCTCTGCCACTCTGGAGCTCCTGTTGGTTGAAGATGTCAAAGTTTCCCCTCACACAGTCACTATATACAATCACCCAGATGTGCAG GCAAACCTGGCCCTACGAGAGGGTTCAGGGCACTTTTTTGTCAATACCAGTGTTAAAGGAATAGCCGATGTGGTATTTCAGGAGACCCAAGGAACAGCTCAG GTTTCTCCTGTCCACCCAGGAGTGGTGAAGGTGATGGTTTATGACCTTTGTCTGGCATTTCCAGCACCTGCCAAAGCCACAGTACACGTTTCTGACATTTTGGAGGTTTATGTGAGAGTTGTTGACAAG GTGGAGATTGGCAAATCTGTGAAAGCTTATGTCAGAGTCTTGGATGATAACAAGAAGCCCTTCCCAGCCAGTTATTTCCATTTCATGAATCTAAAACTCAAGACAGCATCTCCTATAGTGTCGCTTAA ACCATTAGCAGAGTCTGCAGAAAATGATACAGCTGTTTTCCTGGTGAAAGGTATTACTATTGGCCAGACCACCCTGTCAGCTGTTGTCGTGGataaaaatggaagaaaaattGCATCTCCACCTCAGCAAATTGAG GTATTTCCACCATTCAAACTCATCCCAAGGAAAGTGACTCTGCTAATCGGAGCAATGATGCAG ATCACATCTGAGGGAGGCCCTCAGCCTCAGTCCAATATCCTTTTCTCTATTTCCAATGAGGATATAGCTTCTGTTAACGGCATGGGCCATGTCAGAGGTATCGCCATTGGCAATGTCACTGTGACTGGACTGGTCCAAGCTGTTGATGCAGAAACTGGGAAGCTAGTTGTTGTGTCTCAG GATCAAGTAGAAGTTGAGGTTGTGTTTTTGACAGCCATTCGAATCAGAGCACCTGTTACGAGAATGAAAACAGGAGCAcag ATGCCTGTATATGTGATGGGTCTGACCAGTAGTCAGACACCCTTCTCCTTTGGCAATGCTCTACCTGGCCTCACCTTCACCTGGTCCACCACTAAAAGAGACATCCTAGATGTTCAATCAAGACACTCGGAG GCAAATGTGGAGCTCCAATCTGAGCACAATTTTGGTATGACGGTGACTGGAAAAACTAGAGGGCGGACAGGGCTGAAGGTAGTGCTCAGAGTTACAGACCCCGAGGCTGGGCAGCTAGTAGACAATCTGCAAGAGCTCAGAGATGAGATCCAGATTCAG GTTTATGACAAGCTGCACATGCTTAATCCTGAAGTAGAGGCTGGTGAGTTACTGATGGCTCCAAACTCAGTCCTCAAACTCCAGACTAACAG GGATGGCGTGGGAGCCCTTTCTTACCGTATGCTGGATTTCCCTGACCAAGTAGTTATTGCTCAAGTAAATGATAAGGGCTCTCTCTTCTCTGGCTCTCTTACTGGcatctcctctctgctggtCACCTCCCAAGAGACCTTTGGTGTCAATCAAACTCTCATCCTTGCTGTGAAG GTGGTACCTGTGTCTTATGTGCGCTTCAATACCAGTCCAGTACTCTACACGCAAACCAAAGAGAGTCTGAGAGCCTTTCCTCTGGGAATAGTACTCACCTTCACTGTCCATTTTCATGCTAGCACTGGAGAGGCCATACATAGCTCCAACTCTGAATTGATATTTTCTACAAACAG AGATGACTTGGTGCAGGTTGGTGCTGGGCCTGGTAACCACACGTTGACAGTGAAGACAGTGAATGTAGGACTCACCCTCCTTGCAGTATGGGACAGTGAAAACGTGGGTGTGGCGGACTACgttccacttcctgttgagCATGCTATTTACCCACATGAAGCCCACAGACTGGTGGTGGGAGATGTGATTTGCTTCACTGCCCAGTTTACCAGTGCAGATG ATGCTCATGGTACTTGGAGCTCCTCAGCCAATAGTGTTCTTCAGGTGGACCCTAAAAGTGGTGCAGCTGTAGCTAGAGACTCTGGGACAGTTACTGTGTACTACGAAATACCTGGTGTTTTGAAAACCTACAGAGAG GTAGTAGTGGAAGCAACTACAAGAACAGCAGCCATGGCTCAGGCTACACCGGTCAGGAAcggaaaagagacaaaagtcCTACTCACTACTAGAGAAAGAGGAACCAACCTTATCG GTACCTGTTCCTCTGCACAGACTGAGGCAGTTTCTCAGCTCCAGCCAGAAACCTCCATCAGCTGTCATCTCAGCTTCACTAGTGATGTTATTGACTTTGCTGCAAATGATGTCTTCAAAACACACATAAGCTTTGACCCCAACATTG GCCTCTACACATGTTTCCTGACCTTGCAGCCAGTTACAGACCAACAGACGCGTGTGCTCAGCATATCCATGACCAACCTACTGGTGAAGGCAGGCCTGAAGGGCAGTGCTTTCTCTGGGGAACAAGTCAGTGCCAGGCTGCCCATAGAGGCAGGTCTCTACTCTGACCAGAATGAGCTGCTACTCTCAAACCTGCATCCTTCAGCTGAGCTCACAATCTATGGCCCCACTGCTTCCCTTTCCAACATGGAG GTGGTGTCGACTTCTCCCAGCATTGCTGTTCATGAGAAGGAGGTACACCATGGCTTTCCCAGCTTCTCAAAGTACATCGTCAGTGCTGTGGACCCTCAGACAGCAGTTTCTGCTTCTATTTCCATTAGCAGCACTTCCTCCGGACAGAGTCTCGTCATCCCAGTCACTTTGATTCATGTGGCTGATTCCATGCAAG CAGCTGCTCCTCCGGTTGTTAACATGGACGGGGAACACTCCCTGCACATCTTAATAAACTCCTACCAGATGATGTTCTTTACACTGTTCGCTCTGCTGGCTGGTACAGCTATCATCATCATCG TTATCCACACAGTGTTCAGTCCCAGGGAACAAGCTTATCCCCCTCCCTTCATCCATAGGACACCACAACCCATCTCAG GAGCCTCACACATGAATTCCTTGAACTGCACAATACCCAGGACTGACCCAAACAGCAGCCCCAGGCCACGTCTCTTTTCTCCAGACTACAGGTCTTGA
- the nup210 gene encoding nuclear pore membrane glycoprotein 210 isoform X2 has product MTSFTVLLLLLLIPVTQVNGTSKLNIPKVLLPHARSTRINFTLETTEGCYRWSSTRPEVASIQAVDEEPGKGCSRRAVLQALSTQPSRLTSIILAEDVVTGQVLRCDAIVDIINDIQIVSTTKELHLEDSPLELKIHALDSEGNTFSTLAGLVFDWTLVKDVDVNGFSDSYNSLRVLKFSESTYTPPGYISEMERVGKQGDIILVSGLKTGHAKLKAKIQESLYKDVGAAEVRLLILENILLSPAHDVYLLAGTSMRYKVLKIRQGTITELSMPCDQYELHLQNSVVGPNGKPDVAVASLDQSSSTVTAVQLGHINVVLDYKSLRMQGVSHLPNSTLYVVEPAYLGFKIHPGDSWVLETGRVYDILIEVFDKSGNKIYLSDNVRIGTVFPVEYFDVLESSLNGSYHRVKALKDGLTLIDATLKAVVHESGRVHALANPVHNEQDVEIFNPIVLSPSILTFPWQPKVGAYQYTIKATGGSGNFSWSSSNTAVATVTVKGVMTTVSDIGVSVVYAHDLRNPLHFGQMKVYVVEPVAMDFTPCPVEARVGLVLDLPLRIFGVLEEVEKEQVMLSDCSHFDLQVEEENHGVFQLLDGRLSPGQDHCSGVRAKALAPGYTMLTVSYTHGNVHLSTKITIAAYLPLRAIDPVSVAVVTLGSSKEMLFEGGPRPWILEPSKFFCNLRAEDEASVSLTLTSPSSHNYNQHWVRALCRALGEQVLEVMVGNKPSVTNPYPAVEPAVVKFVCAPPSRLTLVPVYTSPQLDLTCPLLQQNKQVVPVSNYHNPVLDLAAFDQQGRKFDNFSSLNIMWESTKVSLASIEPTVPMELHQFEDGNKQMKLHGRQRILVHHQTGIAAITVTALGYQASHLASASVPSPYEPFTPVSATLELLLVEDVKVSPHTVTIYNHPDVQANLALREGSGHFFVNTSVKGIADVVFQETQGTAQVSPVHPGVVKVMVYDLCLAFPAPAKATVHVSDILEVYVRVVDKVEIGKSVKAYVRVLDDNKKPFPASYFHFMNLKLKTASPIVSLKPLAESAENDTAVFLVKGITIGQTTLSAVVVDKNGRKIASPPQQIEVFPPFKLIPRKVTLLIGAMMQITSEGGPQPQSNILFSISNEDIASVNGMGHVRGIAIGNVTVTGLVQAVDAETGKLVVVSQDQVEVEVVFLTAIRIRAPVTRMKTGAQMPVYVMGLTSSQTPFSFGNALPGLTFTWSTTKRDILDVQSRHSEANVELQSEHNFGMTVTGKTRGRTGLKVVLRVTDPEAGQLVDNLQELRDEIQIQVYDKLHMLNPEVEAGELLMAPNSVLKLQTNRDGVGALSYRMLDFPDQVVIAQVNDKGSLFSGSLTGISSLLVTSQETFGVNQTLILAVKVVPVSYVRFNTSPVLYTQTKESLRAFPLGIVLTFTVHFHASTGEAIHSSNSELIFSTNRDDLVQVGAGPGNHTLTVKTVNVGLTLLAVWDSENVGVADYVPLPVEHAIYPHEAHRLVVGDVICFTAQFTSADDAHGTWSSSANSVLQVDPKSGAAVARDSGTVTVYYEIPGVLKTYREVVVEATTRTAAMAQATPVRNGKETKVLLTTRERGTNLIGTCSSAQTEAVSQLQPETSISCHLSFTSDVIDFAANDVFKTHISFDPNIGLYTCFLTLQPVTDQQTRVLSISMTNLLVKAGLKGSAFSGEQVSARLPIEAGLYSDQNELLLSNLHPSAELTIYGPTASLSNMEVVSTSPSIAVHEKEVHHGFPSFSKYIVSAVDPQTAVSASISISSTSSGQSLVIPVTLIHVADSMQAAPPVVNMDGEHSLHILINSYQMMFFTLFALLAGTAIIIIVIHTVFSPREQAYPPPFIHRTPQPISGASHMNSLNCTIPRTDPNSSPRPRLFSPDYRS; this is encoded by the exons TTACAGGACAGGTGCTGCGATGTGATGCTATTGTTGACATCATCAATGACATTCAGATAGTGTCGACCACCAAAGAGCTTCATCTTGAGGACTCACCACTGGAGCTCAAAATTCATGCACTGGACTCTGAAG GAAACACTTTCAGCACCCTTGCAGGTCTAGTGTTTGACTGGACATTAGTGAAAGATGTAGATGTGAATGGATTCTCTGACTCTTATAATTCATTACG GGTACTTAAATTCTCTGAGTCCACATATACACCCCCTGGATACATATCTGAAATGGAACGTGTTGGGAAGCAGGGTGATATTATTTTGGTGTCAGGACTGAAAACGGGACATGCAAAGCTGAAAGCCAAAATACAGGAGTCACTGTATAAG GATGTGGGTGCAGCAGAGGTGAGACTGCTGATTTTAGAGAACATCCTGCTGAGTCCTGCACATGATGTCTACTTGTTGGCGGGAACGTCCATGCGATACAAAGTCCTGAAGATAAGACAGGGCACGATTACAG AGCTCTCTATGCCTTGTGATCAGTATGAGCTCCACCTTCAGAACAGCGTAGTTGGCCCTAATGGAAAACCAGATGTTGCTGTAGCCAGTCTGGATCAAAGCTCATCCACAGTTACAGCAGTTCAACTGGGACACATCAACGTGGTCCTAGATTATAAGA GCCTTCGGATGCAAGGAGTCTCTCACCTACCCAACAGCACTCTGTATGTGGTTGAACCAGCCTATCTAG GTTTTAAAATCCATCCAGGAGACAGCTGGGTTCTTGAAACGGGCAGAGTGTATGATATTCTCATTGAAGTATTTGATAAATCTGGCAACAAAATTTACCTCTCTGAT AATGTGCGTATTGGCACAGTTTTCCCTGTGGAGTACTTTGACGTCCTGGAGTCCTCTCTGAATGGGTCATATCACCGTGTCAAAGCACTTAAAGATGGCCTTACGCTCATTGATGCTACTCTCAAAGCTGTTGTGCATGAA agTGGAAGGGTCCATGCACTCGCCAACCCAGTCCACAATGAACAGGATGTGGAAATCTTTAATCCTATAGTTCTTAGTCCCAGTATTCTCACATTTCCATGGCAGCCCAAAGTTGGAGCTTATCAGTACACAATAAAG GCAACAGGAGGTAGTGGAAATTTTAGCTGGTCTTCCTCCAATACAGCTGTTGCCACGGTGACTGTGAAAGGAGTGATGACAACAGTCAGTGACATTGGCGTCAGCGTAGTTTATGCTCATGATCTACGTAACCCATTACACTTTGGCCAAATGAAG GTGTATGTTGTTGAGCCTGTGGCCATGGACTTTACTCCTTGCCCAGTAGAGGCCAGAGTGGGCCTTGTCCTGGATCTGCCTCTTAGGATATTTGGCGTGCTGGAGGAGGTGGAAAAAGAACAAGTCATGTTGAGTGACTGTTCCCACTTTGACCTGCAGGTTGAAGAGGAGAACCATGGCGTCTTCCAACTGCTAGATG GGAGGCTGTCACCAGGCCAGGACCACTGCAGTGGGGTGAGAGCCAAGGCCCTGGCTCCTGGGTATACCATGCTTACTGTCAGCTACACCCATGGCAACGTCCATCTCAGTACTAAGATCACCATTGCTGCCTACCTTCCTCTCAGA GCAATTGATCCTGTATCTGTGGCTGTAGTAACTCTGGGATCATCTAAAGAAATGTTGTTTGAAGGCGGACCGCGACCTTGGATTTTGGAGCCTTCAAAGTTCTTCTGCAACTTGAGGGCTGAGGATGAGGCCAGCGTGAGCCTCACTCTGACTAGTCCCTCATCTCACAATTATAATCAGCACTGGGTCAGAGCATTGTGCAGAGCCCTAGGAGAGCAG GTGTTGGAGGTGATGGTGGGGAATAAGCCCAGTGTAACCAATCCTTATCCTGCTGTGGAACCTGCAGTGGTCAAGTTTGTATGTGCTCCTCCATCTCGCCTAACCCTGGTCCCAGTGTATACCAGCCCACAGCTGGACCTGACCTGCCcgctgctgcagcagaacaaacaagTG GTACCCGTTTCAAATTACCATAACCCTGTTTTGGACTTGGCTGCTTTTGATCAACAAGGAAGGAAATTTGACAACTTCAGCTCTCTGAATATTATGTGGGAGTCAACAAAAGTTTCACTGGCCAGCATTGAACCAACTGTGCCCATGGAGTTGCACCAGTTTGAGGATGGCAACAAACAGATGAAACTTCACG GACGTCAGAGAATTCTTGTACATCATCAGACAGGCATTGCAGCCATTACAGTGACAGCTTTGGGTTACCAGGCTTCGCATCTAGCATCAGCCAGTGTTCCCAGCCCA TATGAGCCCTTCACCCCTGTCTCTGCCACTCTGGAGCTCCTGTTGGTTGAAGATGTCAAAGTTTCCCCTCACACAGTCACTATATACAATCACCCAGATGTGCAG GCAAACCTGGCCCTACGAGAGGGTTCAGGGCACTTTTTTGTCAATACCAGTGTTAAAGGAATAGCCGATGTGGTATTTCAGGAGACCCAAGGAACAGCTCAG GTTTCTCCTGTCCACCCAGGAGTGGTGAAGGTGATGGTTTATGACCTTTGTCTGGCATTTCCAGCACCTGCCAAAGCCACAGTACACGTTTCTGACATTTTGGAGGTTTATGTGAGAGTTGTTGACAAG GTGGAGATTGGCAAATCTGTGAAAGCTTATGTCAGAGTCTTGGATGATAACAAGAAGCCCTTCCCAGCCAGTTATTTCCATTTCATGAATCTAAAACTCAAGACAGCATCTCCTATAGTGTCGCTTAA ACCATTAGCAGAGTCTGCAGAAAATGATACAGCTGTTTTCCTGGTGAAAGGTATTACTATTGGCCAGACCACCCTGTCAGCTGTTGTCGTGGataaaaatggaagaaaaattGCATCTCCACCTCAGCAAATTGAG GTATTTCCACCATTCAAACTCATCCCAAGGAAAGTGACTCTGCTAATCGGAGCAATGATGCAG ATCACATCTGAGGGAGGCCCTCAGCCTCAGTCCAATATCCTTTTCTCTATTTCCAATGAGGATATAGCTTCTGTTAACGGCATGGGCCATGTCAGAGGTATCGCCATTGGCAATGTCACTGTGACTGGACTGGTCCAAGCTGTTGATGCAGAAACTGGGAAGCTAGTTGTTGTGTCTCAG GATCAAGTAGAAGTTGAGGTTGTGTTTTTGACAGCCATTCGAATCAGAGCACCTGTTACGAGAATGAAAACAGGAGCAcag ATGCCTGTATATGTGATGGGTCTGACCAGTAGTCAGACACCCTTCTCCTTTGGCAATGCTCTACCTGGCCTCACCTTCACCTGGTCCACCACTAAAAGAGACATCCTAGATGTTCAATCAAGACACTCGGAG GCAAATGTGGAGCTCCAATCTGAGCACAATTTTGGTATGACGGTGACTGGAAAAACTAGAGGGCGGACAGGGCTGAAGGTAGTGCTCAGAGTTACAGACCCCGAGGCTGGGCAGCTAGTAGACAATCTGCAAGAGCTCAGAGATGAGATCCAGATTCAG GTTTATGACAAGCTGCACATGCTTAATCCTGAAGTAGAGGCTGGTGAGTTACTGATGGCTCCAAACTCAGTCCTCAAACTCCAGACTAACAG GGATGGCGTGGGAGCCCTTTCTTACCGTATGCTGGATTTCCCTGACCAAGTAGTTATTGCTCAAGTAAATGATAAGGGCTCTCTCTTCTCTGGCTCTCTTACTGGcatctcctctctgctggtCACCTCCCAAGAGACCTTTGGTGTCAATCAAACTCTCATCCTTGCTGTGAAG GTGGTACCTGTGTCTTATGTGCGCTTCAATACCAGTCCAGTACTCTACACGCAAACCAAAGAGAGTCTGAGAGCCTTTCCTCTGGGAATAGTACTCACCTTCACTGTCCATTTTCATGCTAGCACTGGAGAGGCCATACATAGCTCCAACTCTGAATTGATATTTTCTACAAACAG AGATGACTTGGTGCAGGTTGGTGCTGGGCCTGGTAACCACACGTTGACAGTGAAGACAGTGAATGTAGGACTCACCCTCCTTGCAGTATGGGACAGTGAAAACGTGGGTGTGGCGGACTACgttccacttcctgttgagCATGCTATTTACCCACATGAAGCCCACAGACTGGTGGTGGGAGATGTGATTTGCTTCACTGCCCAGTTTACCAGTGCAGATG ATGCTCATGGTACTTGGAGCTCCTCAGCCAATAGTGTTCTTCAGGTGGACCCTAAAAGTGGTGCAGCTGTAGCTAGAGACTCTGGGACAGTTACTGTGTACTACGAAATACCTGGTGTTTTGAAAACCTACAGAGAG GTAGTAGTGGAAGCAACTACAAGAACAGCAGCCATGGCTCAGGCTACACCGGTCAGGAAcggaaaagagacaaaagtcCTACTCACTACTAGAGAAAGAGGAACCAACCTTATCG GTACCTGTTCCTCTGCACAGACTGAGGCAGTTTCTCAGCTCCAGCCAGAAACCTCCATCAGCTGTCATCTCAGCTTCACTAGTGATGTTATTGACTTTGCTGCAAATGATGTCTTCAAAACACACATAAGCTTTGACCCCAACATTG GCCTCTACACATGTTTCCTGACCTTGCAGCCAGTTACAGACCAACAGACGCGTGTGCTCAGCATATCCATGACCAACCTACTGGTGAAGGCAGGCCTGAAGGGCAGTGCTTTCTCTGGGGAACAAGTCAGTGCCAGGCTGCCCATAGAGGCAGGTCTCTACTCTGACCAGAATGAGCTGCTACTCTCAAACCTGCATCCTTCAGCTGAGCTCACAATCTATGGCCCCACTGCTTCCCTTTCCAACATGGAG GTGGTGTCGACTTCTCCCAGCATTGCTGTTCATGAGAAGGAGGTACACCATGGCTTTCCCAGCTTCTCAAAGTACATCGTCAGTGCTGTGGACCCTCAGACAGCAGTTTCTGCTTCTATTTCCATTAGCAGCACTTCCTCCGGACAGAGTCTCGTCATCCCAGTCACTTTGATTCATGTGGCTGATTCCATGCAAG CTGCTCCTCCGGTTGTTAACATGGACGGGGAACACTCCCTGCACATCTTAATAAACTCCTACCAGATGATGTTCTTTACACTGTTCGCTCTGCTGGCTGGTACAGCTATCATCATCATCG TTATCCACACAGTGTTCAGTCCCAGGGAACAAGCTTATCCCCCTCCCTTCATCCATAGGACACCACAACCCATCTCAG GAGCCTCACACATGAATTCCTTGAACTGCACAATACCCAGGACTGACCCAAACAGCAGCCCCAGGCCACGTCTCTTTTCTCCAGACTACAGGTCTTGA